The sequence tcttttttgccaaaaaaactCGCCCAAAAGCTCCCCGGCTGATTGGTTTTATGATCTCAAAATCATCAATGGATGTGCGGTCTCGCGGATGTACTGGGCTAGTCCTCAAGCTCCGAACTACATCATCTTCTAAAGGAGCATCTTCATCAATTATAGTGCTTAGTAGGTCAACTTTTTCATCTTCCATTAGCTCACACATATGCAGATATTTCTCCCTACATAATCAGGAATATTATACTTAAAAAAACACATTCTGAAGTGAACTCTTTATAATTCCAACTGACACGAGAACAGTTCTAGAAAACCATAAAGCATCTTTCAGAATCTAAACGTATATGCATCCAAAAGTAGCATCGATGAGCTTACCGGATCAACTTTTCTATGCGAGTCCCAAAAGTTTCTACTGTAAGTGCATCAAACTTTCTGCGGTCTATGACAACCCTCAGATCTTCAAGACAAGAAAGTAAGAATGGAATGGATTGATCATCACCCGGAATGGCATCTGCTGCACATTTTGCAATGTCAGCAAGTTCACTCATCTGCGTCATCCGGTTATCAAGAGTTTTTTCATCAGATGTGTTTTAAAAACAAGAGACAAGAAAAATTATGAGCACGGATCACAACCATTACAAACCTGCGGAATATCATCTTGATCATGGAATGTACCCTTGCCTCCCAATATCATTTCAATTGGATCAGGCCTAGGGGTCGGAATCGGGGATCTAGGAGTCATGCTACTGGCAGATGAAGTTGTCATGCCTTGGTCAGACTTGGGACCAAAACGGGTTCTACATGACATCAGCGGTAAACCTCTCAGATCATCCATAAAAATTGAATTATCAGACTCTGGGAAACAGTCGAGCATGTCTTCTGACCCTCTTCGCGACCAATCACTCAACCTTGGGGAGAGAACATCAGATTCTTCAGTCAAATTCGAATTGGATACTTTCATACCATCTGGGCTTTCTGCGGCTACTAGGCTATCCTTATGCCTGAAGGTCTCTGCTATCTTGTCAAGTGTTCCAGCAACTGCCATCAGCCGCTCATCAACACTCAGTCCTTTCTGGTCATATTTATCAGCCAATGTACAAATTCTGGAATGGTCTTCCACATGAGTTGTAGGAACTTCCTCCTCACAGATACGGCACATTATTGAACTTTCCTCCGAAATAACGGGCGGTTCCCCCCAGTAACCCCAAGAAATATTGTGCCGATGCTTGGAGGAGTGTTCATGAGAATCTTTTGCTGGCGGACAGTTGGGAATAGGAACAGCTGCTGGCGCTATATTTGGAGGTTCAACTTTGATATCATTCTGCTCTTCTGATGCCGGCGCTTCTTTCACAGTTTTCAGTGCTGGTGAAGGAAGTTTCTTCCAGGAAGACATTCTATCAATATTTGCAGGAGATTCAGATTCCTTAAGAGAATAATCTTCAGGGGGAGAGAGAGGGGGAACTGATCGTACAACAGCGTCCTCCTTCCACTCCAAACCACGCTGCTCCTGACTATAAGCTTTCTTGGTGGATGAAACCTTAAAGACCTTTGCAGCACTGGAACTCCTTCCCGCTCCAGTAGGAGGTATTTTCTCTATAGAATGCAAGACTCTTGACTGACGTAGTTGTACAACTTGTTCTTCCTCTCCCCAACTTTCCTTGTGAAACTGAAGTAATCTAGTACATCTGGTAAGGATAAAAAGCATCCGAGTATGAAGCTGCTTAAGGACTCCTGGAGGAAGCTCTTGACGCCTATCATCTAAGTCCTGAACTATACCTTCACACTGAAGCCAGAAATCTCCAGGAGTAGTCATAGCACAACTTCGagccaaaattaacaaatcttcAAACGTTTCTTCCCACTCAGGATGGCTTTCTGCATTTTTCTCAAGAACACCCACCAGGTCTGCTGCAAATACTGCAAGGTCAGAGTTTACTTCTTCCTTTGCTTTATCAAATTTTGCCCGAATCAGAACCAATATTTCCTAGAAAATACAGATGGTTAGATTCTGCATACAAAAAGATAACAAAGCGTTAATAGAGATAAGGGGTTCTAGGATACCTCCACATTGTTCGACCTACGAGGCTTCCATAATGGAAAGGGACGTACACCTTTTGAGTTCAACTCATGAGAAAAGCTTTTGATGTCACCAGGAAACCTCTTTCGTGGAGCACTTGTCATACGAAGTAAGGCTTGATAACGTGGTGATTCTGACTCTTTTGGATTTTCCCATTCATATGAATTCTAGAAAGATAGATGTCACCAAGATCACTTAAAAGTTGAAACTAATACACATAGGAATACACATAGGAAGAACCACTTAAGAAAATTATGTGATGGAGAATGGGGTACCTCTGGGGTGCAAAAGTCTGAATTTCTTAGAGGGCCAGAGCGACCAGATGACATCTCAGAGCGACCTGGGAAGtaccaacaaaagaaaacttgaGAAATAAGAACTGAAAAGGCAAAACTTATCTGGACACAGTACAGTGTAAGATGCGTTTATGCAGTGATGAAGTTTCAGTTATCAACACACAGATGAAGATACTTAAAACTAGCAAGCCTCTGATATCTTACAACTTAGTAACAGGCAGAACAAGGAACAAGATTATCAGGgaagaaaaaacatattaataGCACAGCAAGCTGCCAATGCGTATTTCTCTCTTAGTTCCCATATAACATCAAAGCAACGGAAaggatgaagaaaaaaacatagtttcCCCACACCAGCTGGTATTAGAATCTAAGGAGTAAGGACACAGATAAAGATACTTAAAAGTAGCGAGCCTCTGATATCTTACAAGCTAACATACTTATAACAGGGCAGAAAAGGGAACAAGATTATCAGGGATGAGACGGGCACATATACTAACATCATATTACCATCACAGCAAGCTGCCAATGCGTATTTCTCTCTTAGTTCCCATTTAACATCAAATCAACGGAAAGGATGAAGACAGAAAACATAATTGTCCCACACCAACTGTTATTAGAATCTAAGGAGTAAGGACATACCAGTTCCCGATGAGGATGCAGCATTTTGCAATCGAGATCCTGATGGCGGCAAAGTAGGGCTGAGGCTCCTCGGTGGTCCAGTATCAGGAGACATATTAACACGATCACTATTAGTGTCACTCGGCCGAGTGCGACCCATGATCTCCTCTAAACCTAGCTTGCTACTCCCAACTTCTTTCTTTCTACTGCCACTACCAGAGCCAGAAGTAGCTGAACCAGAGCCCAAGTCTCCATCGGCACCCATCTTCGAAAGATTGCTCGTAGCCGGATCAT comes from Camelina sativa cultivar DH55 chromosome 19, Cs, whole genome shotgun sequence and encodes:
- the LOC104765631 gene encoding probable serine/threonine protein kinase IREH1 encodes the protein MVFKNKLFFSSKKSGSSSPDSSNSPRSVGSNSPIRSDKKKSKSASKDEPPIPSPSSVTGFAGVGCKQTQVKDGLKKKDGSSKGKQVSSEVQAHSIGKSNLSPSSEPKKKPPTTEFKEGPAFVSPIMASSLGLNRIKTRSGPLPQERVFNYRNDPATSNLSKMGADGDLGSGSATSGSGSGSRKKEVGSSKLGLEEIMGRTRPSDTNSDRVNMSPDTGPPRSLSPTLPPSGSRLQNAASSSGTGRSEMSSGRSGPLRNSDFCTPENSYEWENPKESESPRYQALLRMTSAPRKRFPGDIKSFSHELNSKGVRPFPLWKPRRSNNVEEILVLIRAKFDKAKEEVNSDLAVFAADLVGVLEKNAESHPEWEETFEDLLILARSCAMTTPGDFWLQCEGIVQDLDDRRQELPPGVLKQLHTRMLFILTRCTRLLQFHKESWGEEEQVVQLRQSRVLHSIEKIPPTGAGRSSSAAKVFKVSSTKKAYSQEQRGLEWKEDAVVRSVPPLSPPEDYSLKESESPANIDRMSSWKKLPSPALKTVKEAPASEEQNDIKVEPPNIAPAAVPIPNCPPAKDSHEHSSKHRHNISWGYWGEPPVISEESSIMCRICEEEVPTTHVEDHSRICTLADKYDQKGLSVDERLMAVAGTLDKIAETFRHKDSLVAAESPDGMKVSNSNLTEESDVLSPRLSDWSRRGSEDMLDCFPESDNSIFMDDLRGLPLMSCRTRFGPKSDQGMTTSSASSMTPRSPIPTPRPDPIEMILGGKGTFHDQDDIPQMSELADIAKCAADAIPGDDQSIPFLLSCLEDLRVVIDRRKFDALTVETFGTRIEKLIREKYLHMCELMEDEKVDLLSTIIDEDAPLEDDVVRSLRTSPVHPRDRTSIDDFEIIKPISRGAFGRVFLAKKRTTGDLFAIKVLKKADMIRKNAVESILAERDILINVRNPFVVRFFYSFTCRDNLYLVMEYLNGGDLYSLLRNLGCLEEDIVRVYIAEVVLALEYLHSEGVVHRDLKPDNLLIAHDGHIKLTDFGLSKVGLINSTDDLAGPAVSGTSLLDEEDSRLAASEDQLERRKKRSAVGTPDYLAPEILLGTGHGATADWWSVGIILFELIVGIPPFNAEHPQQIFDNILNRKIPWPHVPDEMSAEAHDIIDRFLTEDPHQRLGARGASEVKQHIFFKDINWDTLARQKAAFVPASESAIDTSYFRSRYSWNTSDEQFFPSGEVQDYSDADSLTNSSGSSNNHHEEGEAEEYEGHTEFDSGVPVDYSFSNFSFKNLSQLASINYDLLSKGWKDEPQPIPHHK